From Salvia splendens isolate huo1 chromosome 16, SspV2, whole genome shotgun sequence, a single genomic window includes:
- the LOC121770600 gene encoding sodium/hydrogen exchanger 8-like isoform X1, with the protein MASILASRVVSFPLRLLEEDSAPEADPTAAVLFFGISLVLGIACRHALRGTRVPYTVALLLLGIGLGALEYGTHHKFGKIGDGIRLWANIDPELLLAVFLPALLFESSFLMEVHQIKRCMMQMFLLAVPGVLISTFCLGAALKLAFPYNWSWKTSLLLGGLLSATDPVAVVALLKELGASKKLSTIIEGESLMNDGTAIVVYQLFYRMVLGWDFNWGGLVKFLSQVSLGAVAMGLGFGIASVLWLGFIFNDTVIEISLTLAVSYLAFFTAQEGFEISGVLAVMTLGMFYSAVARTAFKGESQQSLHHFWEMVSYIANTLIFILSGVVIAESVLSSDNIFETHEHSWGYLVLLYVFVQASRVVVVGVLYPFLQYFGYGLDWREAIILIWSGLRGAVALSLSLSVKRSSDNSPYISPDTGDLFVLLTGGIVFLTLIVNGSTTQFILHFLKMDNLSPAKKRILSYTKYEMLKKALEAFGDLGDDEELGPADWPTVKRYITSLNDADGEQIHPHSLSENDNNPDHMNLKDIRVRFLNGVQAAYWVMLDEGRINQTTANLLMRSVDEALDLVSSETLCDWKGLKSYVNIPNHYKFFQSSVVSQKLVTYFTVERLESACYICAAFLRAHRIAREQLHEFIGDSEIAAMVISESEQAGEEARIFLEDVRVTFPQVLRVVKTRQVTYSVLSHLIEYVNNLEKIGLLEEKEMSHLHDAVQTDLKKLLRNPPMVKIPKIKDLISANPLLGALPATAREALAGSTTEIMRLSGTTLYKEGSKPTGIWLLSNGVVKWSTKDTSTKQFLHPTFTHGSTLGLYEVLAEKHYTCDIVANSVVMCFFIETEKILSVLRSDPAVEDFFWRESIIALAKIMLPRVFEKMSMQDLRTLIAERSIMNIYIRGESFELLPQSVGFLLDGFIRKQGGQEEMLTAPAAILPRLDQSFSHSETLGARAGSFYQQVYQVETRARVIILDIAGFEAGKSLQKRTSSLISRSADRHSGSFSREHSGLMNWPQHLLNSSRHDGETSGEQHNNLSARAMQLGVYGSMINLRRRRTRSFLRSSRVKPAHSLSYPRVPSVPTHRPMVSAKSEGSTTLKQKFRVEEYKQVGNAREPDESHARRDESSDDSGGEEEHIVRIDSPSRLSFLQAP; encoded by the exons ATGGCTTCGATTTTGGCTAGTCGAGTCGTGTCGTTTCCGCTGAGATTGCTGGAAGAGGACTCTGCACCCGAGGCTGATCCCACCGCCGCGGTGCTATTCTTCGGGATCAGCTTAGTGTTGGGGATTGCTTGTAGGCACGCTCTCAGAGGGACGCGAGTGCCTTACACCGTCGCTTTGCTTCTTCTCGGCATTGGACTTGGCGCCTTAG AATATGGAACACACCATAAATTTGGAAAGATTGGCGACGGGATCCGTCTTT GGGCTAATATTGATCCCGAACTTCTCTTGGCTGTATTCCTTCCCGCACTTCTCTTTGAGagttcatttttaatggaagtGCACCAGATAAAG AGGTGTATGATGCAAATGTTTCTACTTGCTGTTCCTGGAGTTCTCATTTCAACCTTTTGTCTTGGAGCTGCTCTTAAG CTTGCTTTCCCGTATAACTGGAGCTGGAAAACATCACTACTGCTTGGTGGTCTCCTCAGTGCTACTGACCCCGTGGCTGTTGTAGCCCTCCTTAAAGAGCTGGGAGCTAGCAAAAAATTGAGTACAATAATTGAAGGAGAGTCTTTGATGAATGATGG GACAGCAATTGTTGTCTATCAATTGTTTTACCGGATGGTTCTTGGCTGGGATTTCAACTGGGGTGGCTTAGTCAAATTTTTGTCACAAGTCTCTCTTGGAGC TGTGGCTATGGGTCTTGGTTTTGGAATAGCATCTGTCTTGTGGCTGGGATTTATATTCAATGACACTGTTATTGAGATTTCTCTCACACTGGCTGTGAGCTACCTAGCATTTTTCACT GCTCAAGAAGGATTTGAAATTTCTGGAGTTTTGGCTGTCATGACTTTGGGGAT GTTCTACTCTGCTGTGGCTCGCACTGCCTTTAAGGGGGAAAGCCAGCAAAGTTTACATCATTTTTG GGAAATGGTTTCTTATATTGCTAATACTCTAATCTTCATCTTAAG TGGTGTTGTTATAGCTGAGAGTGTTCTCAGCAGCGACAACATATTTGAAACCCACG AGCATTCTTGGGGTTATCTGGTCCTTCTGTATGTTTTTGTTCAAGCATCTAGAGTTGTTGTGGTTGGAGTATTGTATCCATTTCTGCAATACTTTGGTTATGGTCTGGACTGGAGAGAAGCCATTATTCTTATCTGGTCTGGCCTGCGTGGGGCTGTAGCACTCTCACTATCACTCTCTGTCAAG CGTTCCAGTGACAATTCACCATACATCTCTCCCGATACTGGAGATTTG TTTGTCTTATTGACTGGTGGAATCGTCTTTCTTACGCTTATTGTGAATGGGTCTACTACACagtttattttacattttctgAAGATGGATAATCTTTCGCCAGCAAAG AAACGGATATTAAGTTACACAAAATATGAAATGTTAAAGAAAGCACTGGAAGCCTTTGGTGATCTTGGGGATGATGAAGAACTGGGACCGGCAGACTGGCCTACTGTTAAAAGATACATAACGAGCCTAAATGATGCGGATGGTGAACAAATACACCCTCATTCTCTATCTGAAAATGATAATAATCCGGACCATATGAATTTGAAAGATATTCGAGTCCGCTTCTTAAATG GTGTTCAGGCAGCTTACTGGGTCATGCTTGATGAGGGAAGGATTAACCAAACTACCGCGAATCTTCTAATGCGATCTGTTGACGAAGCACTCGACCTTGTATCTAGTGAAACTTTGTGTGATTGGAAAGGTCTGAAATCTTATGTGAATATCCCAAATCACTATAAGTTTTTTCAATCAAGCGTTGTCTCTCAAAAGCTTGTTACATACTTTACTGTGGAGAGATTAGAGTCTGCTTGCTATATTTGTGCGGCCTTTCTTCGCGCTCACAGAATTGCAAGGGAGCAACTACATGAATTTATTG GAGACAGTGAGATTGCAGCCATGGTTATTAGCGAAAGTGAGCAAGCGGGTGAGGAAGCAAGAATCTTTTTAGAAGATGTTCGTGTTACGTTTCCTCAG GTGCTACGTGTTGTGAAAACAAGACAAGTTACATATTCAGTGCTGAGTCATTTGATTGAATATGTTAATAATCTTGAGAAGATAGGCTTACTAGAAGAAAAGGAGATGAGCCACCTTCATGATGCTGTCCAG ACTGACTTGAAAAAGCTCCTAAGAAATCCACCTATGGTGAAAATTCCAAAAATAAAGGATCTGATATCAGCAAATCCTCTGTTGGGAGCACTACCAGCCACAGCACGCGAGGCGCTAGCAGGATCTACGACAGAAATAATGAGACTATCTGGAACCACCCTTTATAAGGAGGGATCAAAGCCAACTGGTATCTGGTTATTGTCAAATGGAGTGGTGAAG TGGTCGACTAAAGATACAAGCACTAAGCAGTTCCTGCACCCAACATTTACTCATGGGAGTACTCTGGGACTGTATGAAGTGCTTGCTGAAAAGCACTACACCTGCGATATTGTGGCCAACTCTGTGGTCATGTGCTTCTTTATCGAGACCGAAAAAATACTCTCTGTATTGAGATCTGATCCCGCAGTAGAAGATTTCTTTTGGCGG GAAAGTATTATTGCTCTCGCCAAAATCATGCTTCCTCGCGTGTTTGAGAAAATGTCAATGCAAGACCTGCGAACACTTATTGCTGAAAGATCAATAATGAATATTTACATCAGAGGGGAGAGTTTTGAGTTGCTCCCTCAATCAGTTGGTTTCCTATTGGATGGTTTCATAAGAAAGCAGGGTGGACAAGAAGAGATGCTTACAGCTCCTGCAGCTATTTTGCCGCGTCTAGATCAAAGTTTCTCGCACTCAGAAACATTAG GCGCCAGAGCGGGAAGTTTCTATCAGCAAGTGTATCAAGTTGAGACGAGGGCAAGGGTGATCATATTAGACATTGCAGGATTTGAGGCTGGCAAGAGTCTTCAGAAGAGGACGTCTTCTCTTATATCACGTTCGGCTGATCGTCACTCTGGATCTTTCAGTAGAGAGCATAGTGGTCTTATGAATTGGCCTCAACATCTTTTGAATTCTAGTCGTCATGATGGGGAAACTTCAGGTGAACAACACAACAATTTGTCTGCAAGGGCAATGCAGCTAGGCGTTTATGGCAGCATG ATAAACCTACGAAGACGGCGCACTCGAAGTTTCCTAAGAAGTTCGAGAGTAAAGCCAGCTCACAGTCTTTCGTATCCAAGAGTTCCTTCAGTTCCTACACATCGTCCAATGGTTTCAGCTAAATCAGAAGGGTCGACTACATTGAAACAGAAATTTAGAGTTGAAGAATATAAACAAGTAGGCAATGCACGGGAACCCGATGAAAGCCATGCAAGAAGGGACGAATCAAGTGATGATTCCGGTGGTGAGGAAGAACATATTGTCAGGATTGATTCACCAAGCAGACTGTCTTTCCTCCAAGCTCCTTGA
- the LOC121770600 gene encoding sodium/hydrogen exchanger 8-like isoform X3, translating into MASILASRVVSFPLRLLEEDSAPEADPTAAVLFFGISLVLGIACRHALRGTRVPYTVALLLLGIGLGALEYGTHHKFGKIGDGIRLWANIDPELLLAVFLPALLFESSFLMEVHQIKRCMMQMFLLAVPGVLISTFCLGAALKLAFPYNWSWKTSLLLGGLLSATDPVAVVALLKELGASKKLSTIIEGESLMNDGTAIVVYQLFYRMVLGWDFNWGGLVKFLSQVSLGAVAMGLGFGIASVLWLGFIFNDTVIEISLTLAVSYLAFFTAQEGFEISGVLAVMTLGMFYSAVARTAFKGESQQSLHHFWEMVSYIANTLIFILSGVVIAESVLSSDNIFETHEHSWGYLVLLYVFVQASRVVVVGVLYPFLQYFGYGLDWREAIILIWSGLRGAVALSLSLSVKRSSDNSPYISPDTGDLFVLLTGGIVFLTLIVNGSTTQFILHFLKMDNLSPAKKRILSYTKYEMLKKALEAFGDLGDDEELGPADWPTVKRYITSLNDADGEQIHPHSLSENDNNPDHMNLKDIRVRFLNGVQAAYWVMLDEGRINQTTANLLMRSVDEALDLVSSETLCDWKESACYICAAFLRAHRIAREQLHEFIGDSEIAAMVISESEQAGEEARIFLEDVRVTFPQVLRVVKTRQVTYSVLSHLIEYVNNLEKIGLLEEKEMSHLHDAVQTDLKKLLRNPPMVKIPKIKDLISANPLLGALPATAREALAGSTTEIMRLSGTTLYKEGSKPTGIWLLSNGVVKWSTKDTSTKQFLHPTFTHGSTLGLYEVLAEKHYTCDIVANSVVMCFFIETEKILSVLRSDPAVEDFFWRESIIALAKIMLPRVFEKMSMQDLRTLIAERSIMNIYIRGESFELLPQSVGFLLDGFIRKQGGQEEMLTAPAAILPRLDQSFSHSETLGARAGSFYQQVYQVETRARVIILDIAGFEAGKSLQKRTSSLISRSADRHSGSFSREHSGLMNWPQHLLNSSRHDGETSGEQHNNLSARAMQLGVYGSMINLRRRRTRSFLRSSRVKPAHSLSYPRVPSVPTHRPMVSAKSEGSTTLKQKFRVEEYKQVGNAREPDESHARRDESSDDSGGEEEHIVRIDSPSRLSFLQAP; encoded by the exons ATGGCTTCGATTTTGGCTAGTCGAGTCGTGTCGTTTCCGCTGAGATTGCTGGAAGAGGACTCTGCACCCGAGGCTGATCCCACCGCCGCGGTGCTATTCTTCGGGATCAGCTTAGTGTTGGGGATTGCTTGTAGGCACGCTCTCAGAGGGACGCGAGTGCCTTACACCGTCGCTTTGCTTCTTCTCGGCATTGGACTTGGCGCCTTAG AATATGGAACACACCATAAATTTGGAAAGATTGGCGACGGGATCCGTCTTT GGGCTAATATTGATCCCGAACTTCTCTTGGCTGTATTCCTTCCCGCACTTCTCTTTGAGagttcatttttaatggaagtGCACCAGATAAAG AGGTGTATGATGCAAATGTTTCTACTTGCTGTTCCTGGAGTTCTCATTTCAACCTTTTGTCTTGGAGCTGCTCTTAAG CTTGCTTTCCCGTATAACTGGAGCTGGAAAACATCACTACTGCTTGGTGGTCTCCTCAGTGCTACTGACCCCGTGGCTGTTGTAGCCCTCCTTAAAGAGCTGGGAGCTAGCAAAAAATTGAGTACAATAATTGAAGGAGAGTCTTTGATGAATGATGG GACAGCAATTGTTGTCTATCAATTGTTTTACCGGATGGTTCTTGGCTGGGATTTCAACTGGGGTGGCTTAGTCAAATTTTTGTCACAAGTCTCTCTTGGAGC TGTGGCTATGGGTCTTGGTTTTGGAATAGCATCTGTCTTGTGGCTGGGATTTATATTCAATGACACTGTTATTGAGATTTCTCTCACACTGGCTGTGAGCTACCTAGCATTTTTCACT GCTCAAGAAGGATTTGAAATTTCTGGAGTTTTGGCTGTCATGACTTTGGGGAT GTTCTACTCTGCTGTGGCTCGCACTGCCTTTAAGGGGGAAAGCCAGCAAAGTTTACATCATTTTTG GGAAATGGTTTCTTATATTGCTAATACTCTAATCTTCATCTTAAG TGGTGTTGTTATAGCTGAGAGTGTTCTCAGCAGCGACAACATATTTGAAACCCACG AGCATTCTTGGGGTTATCTGGTCCTTCTGTATGTTTTTGTTCAAGCATCTAGAGTTGTTGTGGTTGGAGTATTGTATCCATTTCTGCAATACTTTGGTTATGGTCTGGACTGGAGAGAAGCCATTATTCTTATCTGGTCTGGCCTGCGTGGGGCTGTAGCACTCTCACTATCACTCTCTGTCAAG CGTTCCAGTGACAATTCACCATACATCTCTCCCGATACTGGAGATTTG TTTGTCTTATTGACTGGTGGAATCGTCTTTCTTACGCTTATTGTGAATGGGTCTACTACACagtttattttacattttctgAAGATGGATAATCTTTCGCCAGCAAAG AAACGGATATTAAGTTACACAAAATATGAAATGTTAAAGAAAGCACTGGAAGCCTTTGGTGATCTTGGGGATGATGAAGAACTGGGACCGGCAGACTGGCCTACTGTTAAAAGATACATAACGAGCCTAAATGATGCGGATGGTGAACAAATACACCCTCATTCTCTATCTGAAAATGATAATAATCCGGACCATATGAATTTGAAAGATATTCGAGTCCGCTTCTTAAATG GTGTTCAGGCAGCTTACTGGGTCATGCTTGATGAGGGAAGGATTAACCAAACTACCGCGAATCTTCTAATGCGATCTGTTGACGAAGCACTCGACCTTGTATCTAGTGAAACTTTGTGTGATTGGAAAG AGTCTGCTTGCTATATTTGTGCGGCCTTTCTTCGCGCTCACAGAATTGCAAGGGAGCAACTACATGAATTTATTG GAGACAGTGAGATTGCAGCCATGGTTATTAGCGAAAGTGAGCAAGCGGGTGAGGAAGCAAGAATCTTTTTAGAAGATGTTCGTGTTACGTTTCCTCAG GTGCTACGTGTTGTGAAAACAAGACAAGTTACATATTCAGTGCTGAGTCATTTGATTGAATATGTTAATAATCTTGAGAAGATAGGCTTACTAGAAGAAAAGGAGATGAGCCACCTTCATGATGCTGTCCAG ACTGACTTGAAAAAGCTCCTAAGAAATCCACCTATGGTGAAAATTCCAAAAATAAAGGATCTGATATCAGCAAATCCTCTGTTGGGAGCACTACCAGCCACAGCACGCGAGGCGCTAGCAGGATCTACGACAGAAATAATGAGACTATCTGGAACCACCCTTTATAAGGAGGGATCAAAGCCAACTGGTATCTGGTTATTGTCAAATGGAGTGGTGAAG TGGTCGACTAAAGATACAAGCACTAAGCAGTTCCTGCACCCAACATTTACTCATGGGAGTACTCTGGGACTGTATGAAGTGCTTGCTGAAAAGCACTACACCTGCGATATTGTGGCCAACTCTGTGGTCATGTGCTTCTTTATCGAGACCGAAAAAATACTCTCTGTATTGAGATCTGATCCCGCAGTAGAAGATTTCTTTTGGCGG GAAAGTATTATTGCTCTCGCCAAAATCATGCTTCCTCGCGTGTTTGAGAAAATGTCAATGCAAGACCTGCGAACACTTATTGCTGAAAGATCAATAATGAATATTTACATCAGAGGGGAGAGTTTTGAGTTGCTCCCTCAATCAGTTGGTTTCCTATTGGATGGTTTCATAAGAAAGCAGGGTGGACAAGAAGAGATGCTTACAGCTCCTGCAGCTATTTTGCCGCGTCTAGATCAAAGTTTCTCGCACTCAGAAACATTAG GCGCCAGAGCGGGAAGTTTCTATCAGCAAGTGTATCAAGTTGAGACGAGGGCAAGGGTGATCATATTAGACATTGCAGGATTTGAGGCTGGCAAGAGTCTTCAGAAGAGGACGTCTTCTCTTATATCACGTTCGGCTGATCGTCACTCTGGATCTTTCAGTAGAGAGCATAGTGGTCTTATGAATTGGCCTCAACATCTTTTGAATTCTAGTCGTCATGATGGGGAAACTTCAGGTGAACAACACAACAATTTGTCTGCAAGGGCAATGCAGCTAGGCGTTTATGGCAGCATG ATAAACCTACGAAGACGGCGCACTCGAAGTTTCCTAAGAAGTTCGAGAGTAAAGCCAGCTCACAGTCTTTCGTATCCAAGAGTTCCTTCAGTTCCTACACATCGTCCAATGGTTTCAGCTAAATCAGAAGGGTCGACTACATTGAAACAGAAATTTAGAGTTGAAGAATATAAACAAGTAGGCAATGCACGGGAACCCGATGAAAGCCATGCAAGAAGGGACGAATCAAGTGATGATTCCGGTGGTGAGGAAGAACATATTGTCAGGATTGATTCACCAAGCAGACTGTCTTTCCTCCAAGCTCCTTGA
- the LOC121770600 gene encoding sodium/hydrogen exchanger 8-like isoform X2, which translates to MASILASRVVSFPLRLLEEDSAPEADPTAAVLFFGISLVLGIACRHALRGTRVPYTVALLLLGIGLGALEYGTHHKFGKIGDGIRLWANIDPELLLAVFLPALLFESSFLMEVHQIKRCMMQMFLLAVPGVLISTFCLGAALKLAFPYNWSWKTSLLLGGLLSATDPVAVVALLKELGASKKLSTIIEGESLMNDGTAIVVYQLFYRMVLGWDFNWGGLVKFLSQVSLGAVAMGLGFGIASVLWLGFIFNDTVIEISLTLAVSYLAFFTAQEGFEISGVLAVMTLGMFYSAVARTAFKGESQQSLHHFWEMVSYIANTLIFILSGVVIAESVLSSDNIFETHEHSWGYLVLLYVFVQASRVVVVGVLYPFLQYFGYGLDWREAIILIWSGLRGAVALSLSLSVKRSSDNSPYISPDTGDLFILHFLKMDNLSPAKKRILSYTKYEMLKKALEAFGDLGDDEELGPADWPTVKRYITSLNDADGEQIHPHSLSENDNNPDHMNLKDIRVRFLNGVQAAYWVMLDEGRINQTTANLLMRSVDEALDLVSSETLCDWKGLKSYVNIPNHYKFFQSSVVSQKLVTYFTVERLESACYICAAFLRAHRIAREQLHEFIGDSEIAAMVISESEQAGEEARIFLEDVRVTFPQVLRVVKTRQVTYSVLSHLIEYVNNLEKIGLLEEKEMSHLHDAVQTDLKKLLRNPPMVKIPKIKDLISANPLLGALPATAREALAGSTTEIMRLSGTTLYKEGSKPTGIWLLSNGVVKWSTKDTSTKQFLHPTFTHGSTLGLYEVLAEKHYTCDIVANSVVMCFFIETEKILSVLRSDPAVEDFFWRESIIALAKIMLPRVFEKMSMQDLRTLIAERSIMNIYIRGESFELLPQSVGFLLDGFIRKQGGQEEMLTAPAAILPRLDQSFSHSETLGARAGSFYQQVYQVETRARVIILDIAGFEAGKSLQKRTSSLISRSADRHSGSFSREHSGLMNWPQHLLNSSRHDGETSGEQHNNLSARAMQLGVYGSMINLRRRRTRSFLRSSRVKPAHSLSYPRVPSVPTHRPMVSAKSEGSTTLKQKFRVEEYKQVGNAREPDESHARRDESSDDSGGEEEHIVRIDSPSRLSFLQAP; encoded by the exons ATGGCTTCGATTTTGGCTAGTCGAGTCGTGTCGTTTCCGCTGAGATTGCTGGAAGAGGACTCTGCACCCGAGGCTGATCCCACCGCCGCGGTGCTATTCTTCGGGATCAGCTTAGTGTTGGGGATTGCTTGTAGGCACGCTCTCAGAGGGACGCGAGTGCCTTACACCGTCGCTTTGCTTCTTCTCGGCATTGGACTTGGCGCCTTAG AATATGGAACACACCATAAATTTGGAAAGATTGGCGACGGGATCCGTCTTT GGGCTAATATTGATCCCGAACTTCTCTTGGCTGTATTCCTTCCCGCACTTCTCTTTGAGagttcatttttaatggaagtGCACCAGATAAAG AGGTGTATGATGCAAATGTTTCTACTTGCTGTTCCTGGAGTTCTCATTTCAACCTTTTGTCTTGGAGCTGCTCTTAAG CTTGCTTTCCCGTATAACTGGAGCTGGAAAACATCACTACTGCTTGGTGGTCTCCTCAGTGCTACTGACCCCGTGGCTGTTGTAGCCCTCCTTAAAGAGCTGGGAGCTAGCAAAAAATTGAGTACAATAATTGAAGGAGAGTCTTTGATGAATGATGG GACAGCAATTGTTGTCTATCAATTGTTTTACCGGATGGTTCTTGGCTGGGATTTCAACTGGGGTGGCTTAGTCAAATTTTTGTCACAAGTCTCTCTTGGAGC TGTGGCTATGGGTCTTGGTTTTGGAATAGCATCTGTCTTGTGGCTGGGATTTATATTCAATGACACTGTTATTGAGATTTCTCTCACACTGGCTGTGAGCTACCTAGCATTTTTCACT GCTCAAGAAGGATTTGAAATTTCTGGAGTTTTGGCTGTCATGACTTTGGGGAT GTTCTACTCTGCTGTGGCTCGCACTGCCTTTAAGGGGGAAAGCCAGCAAAGTTTACATCATTTTTG GGAAATGGTTTCTTATATTGCTAATACTCTAATCTTCATCTTAAG TGGTGTTGTTATAGCTGAGAGTGTTCTCAGCAGCGACAACATATTTGAAACCCACG AGCATTCTTGGGGTTATCTGGTCCTTCTGTATGTTTTTGTTCAAGCATCTAGAGTTGTTGTGGTTGGAGTATTGTATCCATTTCTGCAATACTTTGGTTATGGTCTGGACTGGAGAGAAGCCATTATTCTTATCTGGTCTGGCCTGCGTGGGGCTGTAGCACTCTCACTATCACTCTCTGTCAAG CGTTCCAGTGACAATTCACCATACATCTCTCCCGATACTGGAGATTTG tttattttacattttctgAAGATGGATAATCTTTCGCCAGCAAAG AAACGGATATTAAGTTACACAAAATATGAAATGTTAAAGAAAGCACTGGAAGCCTTTGGTGATCTTGGGGATGATGAAGAACTGGGACCGGCAGACTGGCCTACTGTTAAAAGATACATAACGAGCCTAAATGATGCGGATGGTGAACAAATACACCCTCATTCTCTATCTGAAAATGATAATAATCCGGACCATATGAATTTGAAAGATATTCGAGTCCGCTTCTTAAATG GTGTTCAGGCAGCTTACTGGGTCATGCTTGATGAGGGAAGGATTAACCAAACTACCGCGAATCTTCTAATGCGATCTGTTGACGAAGCACTCGACCTTGTATCTAGTGAAACTTTGTGTGATTGGAAAGGTCTGAAATCTTATGTGAATATCCCAAATCACTATAAGTTTTTTCAATCAAGCGTTGTCTCTCAAAAGCTTGTTACATACTTTACTGTGGAGAGATTAGAGTCTGCTTGCTATATTTGTGCGGCCTTTCTTCGCGCTCACAGAATTGCAAGGGAGCAACTACATGAATTTATTG GAGACAGTGAGATTGCAGCCATGGTTATTAGCGAAAGTGAGCAAGCGGGTGAGGAAGCAAGAATCTTTTTAGAAGATGTTCGTGTTACGTTTCCTCAG GTGCTACGTGTTGTGAAAACAAGACAAGTTACATATTCAGTGCTGAGTCATTTGATTGAATATGTTAATAATCTTGAGAAGATAGGCTTACTAGAAGAAAAGGAGATGAGCCACCTTCATGATGCTGTCCAG ACTGACTTGAAAAAGCTCCTAAGAAATCCACCTATGGTGAAAATTCCAAAAATAAAGGATCTGATATCAGCAAATCCTCTGTTGGGAGCACTACCAGCCACAGCACGCGAGGCGCTAGCAGGATCTACGACAGAAATAATGAGACTATCTGGAACCACCCTTTATAAGGAGGGATCAAAGCCAACTGGTATCTGGTTATTGTCAAATGGAGTGGTGAAG TGGTCGACTAAAGATACAAGCACTAAGCAGTTCCTGCACCCAACATTTACTCATGGGAGTACTCTGGGACTGTATGAAGTGCTTGCTGAAAAGCACTACACCTGCGATATTGTGGCCAACTCTGTGGTCATGTGCTTCTTTATCGAGACCGAAAAAATACTCTCTGTATTGAGATCTGATCCCGCAGTAGAAGATTTCTTTTGGCGG GAAAGTATTATTGCTCTCGCCAAAATCATGCTTCCTCGCGTGTTTGAGAAAATGTCAATGCAAGACCTGCGAACACTTATTGCTGAAAGATCAATAATGAATATTTACATCAGAGGGGAGAGTTTTGAGTTGCTCCCTCAATCAGTTGGTTTCCTATTGGATGGTTTCATAAGAAAGCAGGGTGGACAAGAAGAGATGCTTACAGCTCCTGCAGCTATTTTGCCGCGTCTAGATCAAAGTTTCTCGCACTCAGAAACATTAG GCGCCAGAGCGGGAAGTTTCTATCAGCAAGTGTATCAAGTTGAGACGAGGGCAAGGGTGATCATATTAGACATTGCAGGATTTGAGGCTGGCAAGAGTCTTCAGAAGAGGACGTCTTCTCTTATATCACGTTCGGCTGATCGTCACTCTGGATCTTTCAGTAGAGAGCATAGTGGTCTTATGAATTGGCCTCAACATCTTTTGAATTCTAGTCGTCATGATGGGGAAACTTCAGGTGAACAACACAACAATTTGTCTGCAAGGGCAATGCAGCTAGGCGTTTATGGCAGCATG ATAAACCTACGAAGACGGCGCACTCGAAGTTTCCTAAGAAGTTCGAGAGTAAAGCCAGCTCACAGTCTTTCGTATCCAAGAGTTCCTTCAGTTCCTACACATCGTCCAATGGTTTCAGCTAAATCAGAAGGGTCGACTACATTGAAACAGAAATTTAGAGTTGAAGAATATAAACAAGTAGGCAATGCACGGGAACCCGATGAAAGCCATGCAAGAAGGGACGAATCAAGTGATGATTCCGGTGGTGAGGAAGAACATATTGTCAGGATTGATTCACCAAGCAGACTGTCTTTCCTCCAAGCTCCTTGA